In Aegilops tauschii subsp. strangulata cultivar AL8/78 chromosome 3, Aet v6.0, whole genome shotgun sequence, one genomic interval encodes:
- the LOC109774514 gene encoding cytochrome P450 704C1 isoform X1 gives MATGMPECSPALLVAAGLAVLAICSYLAAIVVGRGAARYPPVAGTVFHQVYHLRRLHDYYTDLFREHATFRLLAPGRRQIYTSDTAVVEYILRTNFANYGKVRDTKGASNYDKTSDLFGDGIFTADGDKWRQHRKIASYDFSARALRDFSGGVFNRDAAKLAHIVSGNAAAKQPMDFQDLLMKATMDSIFTIAVGVDLDTLSGSEEGSRFAAALDDASEFTLLRFVNAFWKVSRFLNVGAEAALRRRIEVVDEFMYKRIRARAEEISDGDIGKAHDTVSKDDLLSRFIQATTSDAGEVDYKHLRDMILNIVMAGKDPTAGALAWFLYMMCKHPEVQEKISEEAADAGEATSSIDDFSRSLTEEALNKMHYLHAALTETLRLYPSLPLDNKECFSDDILPNGFSVGKGDIVFYAPYAMGRMERLWGEDAIVFRPERWLNERGEFLPESPFKFTAFQAGPRICLGKEFAYRQMKIFAAVLLRFFVLALCDKDESVNYRTMITLYIDQGLHLTATARGIV, from the exons ATGGCGACGGGAATGCCAGAGTGCTCCCCGGCCTTGCTGGTGGCCGCCGGCCTCGCCGTGCTAGCGATCTGCTCGTACCTTGCCGCCATCGTTGTCGGCCGCGGCGCCGCGCGGTACCCGCCTGTGGCCGGAACGGTGTTCCACCAGGTATACCACCTCCGGCGGCTGCACGACTACTACACGGACCTGTTCCGCGAGCACGCCACGTTCCGGCTGCTCGCGCCGGGACGGAGGCAGATTTACACCTCCGACACGGCGGTGGTCGAGTACATCCTTAGGACCAACTTCGCCAACTACGGCAAGGTACGCGATAcaaag GGCGCGTCTAACTACGACAAGACGAGCGATCTCTTCGGAGACGGCATCTTCACGGCGGACGGCGACAAgtggaggcagcacaggaagatCGCCAGCTATGACTTCTCCGCGAGGGCCCTCCGGGACTTCAGCGGCGGCGTCTTCAACAGGGACGCCGCCAAGCTCGCGCACATCGTCTCCGGCAACGCGGCCGCGAAGCAACCCATGGACTTTCAG GACTTGCTGATGAAAGCGACGATGGACTCCATCTTCACCATCGCCGTCGGCGTGGACCTGGACACGCTGTCGGGGTCGGAGGAGGGGAGCCGCTTCGCCGCGGCGCTAGACGACGCCAGCGAGTTCACCCTGCTCCGTTTCGTCAATGCGTTCTGGAAGGTGTCGAGGTTCCTCAACGTCGGCGCCGAGGCGGCGCTCCGGCGCAGGATCGAGGTCGTCGACGAGTTCATGTACAAGCGCATCCGTGCCAGGGCGGAGGAGATATCGGACGGCGACATTGGCAAGGCACACGACACT GTGTCCAAGGATGATCTGCTGTCAAGATTCATACAGGCAACCACCAGCGACGCCGGGGAGGTGGACTACAAGCACCTGAGAGACATGATACTGAACATAGTCATGGCCGGCAAGGACCCGACCGCCGGAGCGCTTGCCTGGTTCCTTTACATGATGTGCAAGCACCCGGAGGTCCAGGAGAAGATAAGTGAGGAGgctgccgacgccggcgaggccacgTCGTCCATCGACGACTTCTCCCGGAGCCTCACCGAGGAGGCGCTCAACAAGATGCACTACCTGCACGCCGCCCTGACGGAGACGCTCCGGCTGTACCCTTCGCTCCCGCTG GATAACAAGGAGTGCTTTTCCGACGACATTTTGCCCAACGGCTTCAGCGTCGGCAAGGGAGACATCGTATTCTACGCACCCTACGCCATGGGCCGGATGGAGCGGCTGTGGGGCGAGGACGCCATTGTCTTCCGGCCCGAAAGATGGCTCAACGAGCGCGGCGAGTTCTTGCCGGAGAGCCCTTTCAAGTTCACAGCTTTCCAGGCTGGTCCAAGGATCTGCTTGGGAAAGGAATTCGCGTACAGGCAGATGAAGATCTTCGCGGCCGTGTTGCTCCGCTTCTTCGTGCTCGCGTTGTGTGACAAGGATGAAAGCGTCAACTACAGGACCATGATCACGCTCTACATCGATCAGGGTCTCCATCTTACGGCTACGGCGAGAGGCATCGTGTAG
- the LOC109774514 gene encoding cytochrome P450 704C1 isoform X5 — translation MATGMPECSPALLVAAGLAVLAICSYLAAIVVGRGAARYPPVAGTVFHQVYHLRRLHDYYTDLFREHATFRLLAPGRRQIYTSDTAVVEYILRTNFANYGKVRDTKGASNYDKTSDLFGDGIFTADGDKWRQHRKIASYDFSARALRDFSGGVFNRDAAKLAHIVSGNAAAKQPMDFQDLLMKATMDSIFTIAVGVDLDTLSGSEEGSRFAAALDDASEFTLLRFVNAFWKVSRFLNVGAEAALRRRIEVVDEFMYKRIRARAEEISDGDIGKAHDTVSKDDLLSRFIQATTSDAGEVDYKHLRDMILNIVMAGKDPTAGALAWFLYMMCKHPEVQEKISEEAADAGEATSSIDDFSRSLTEEALNKMHYLHAALTETLRLYPSLPLLTETSPTQRKTIDNVPQVDTRKGKAVSDLSHQCKQLSQDAKQTMTSSWTKPRVGRVKLNPDGSYLENKGVQASFSGILKAQ, via the exons ATGGCGACGGGAATGCCAGAGTGCTCCCCGGCCTTGCTGGTGGCCGCCGGCCTCGCCGTGCTAGCGATCTGCTCGTACCTTGCCGCCATCGTTGTCGGCCGCGGCGCCGCGCGGTACCCGCCTGTGGCCGGAACGGTGTTCCACCAGGTATACCACCTCCGGCGGCTGCACGACTACTACACGGACCTGTTCCGCGAGCACGCCACGTTCCGGCTGCTCGCGCCGGGACGGAGGCAGATTTACACCTCCGACACGGCGGTGGTCGAGTACATCCTTAGGACCAACTTCGCCAACTACGGCAAGGTACGCGATAcaaag GGCGCGTCTAACTACGACAAGACGAGCGATCTCTTCGGAGACGGCATCTTCACGGCGGACGGCGACAAgtggaggcagcacaggaagatCGCCAGCTATGACTTCTCCGCGAGGGCCCTCCGGGACTTCAGCGGCGGCGTCTTCAACAGGGACGCCGCCAAGCTCGCGCACATCGTCTCCGGCAACGCGGCCGCGAAGCAACCCATGGACTTTCAG GACTTGCTGATGAAAGCGACGATGGACTCCATCTTCACCATCGCCGTCGGCGTGGACCTGGACACGCTGTCGGGGTCGGAGGAGGGGAGCCGCTTCGCCGCGGCGCTAGACGACGCCAGCGAGTTCACCCTGCTCCGTTTCGTCAATGCGTTCTGGAAGGTGTCGAGGTTCCTCAACGTCGGCGCCGAGGCGGCGCTCCGGCGCAGGATCGAGGTCGTCGACGAGTTCATGTACAAGCGCATCCGTGCCAGGGCGGAGGAGATATCGGACGGCGACATTGGCAAGGCACACGACACT GTGTCCAAGGATGATCTGCTGTCAAGATTCATACAGGCAACCACCAGCGACGCCGGGGAGGTGGACTACAAGCACCTGAGAGACATGATACTGAACATAGTCATGGCCGGCAAGGACCCGACCGCCGGAGCGCTTGCCTGGTTCCTTTACATGATGTGCAAGCACCCGGAGGTCCAGGAGAAGATAAGTGAGGAGgctgccgacgccggcgaggccacgTCGTCCATCGACGACTTCTCCCGGAGCCTCACCGAGGAGGCGCTCAACAAGATGCACTACCTGCACGCCGCCCTGACGGAGACGCTCCGGCTGTACCCTTCGCTCCCGCTG TTGACTGAGACTAGTCCCACCCAACGAAAAACCATCGATAATGTGCCCCAAGTTGATACCCGTAAAGGCAAAGCAGTGTCAGACCTGAGCCACCAATGCAAGCAACTCTCACAGGATGCTAAGCAGACCATGACCAGCTCGTGGACTAAACCGAGGGTGGGCAGAGTAAAACTCAATCCAGATGGTTCTTACCTTGAAAACAAAGGGGTGCAGGCATCATTCTCAGGGATTCTGAAGGCTCAGTAA
- the LOC109774514 gene encoding cytochrome P450 704C1 isoform X3, translating into MATGMPECSPALLVAAGLAVLAICSYLAAIVVGRGAARYPPVAGTVFHQVYHLRRLHDYYTDLFREHATFRLLAPGRRQIYTSDTAVVEYILRTNFANYGKGASNYDKTSDLFGDGIFTADGDKWRQHRKIASYDFSARALRDFSGGVFNRDAAKLAHIVSGNAAAKQPMDFQDLLMKATMDSIFTIAVGVDLDTLSGSEEGSRFAAALDDASEFTLLRFVNAFWKVSRFLNVGAEAALRRRIEVVDEFMYKRIRARAEEISDGDIGKAHDTVSKDDLLSRFIQATTSDAGEVDYKHLRDMILNIVMAGKDPTAGALAWFLYMMCKHPEVQEKISEEAADAGEATSSIDDFSRSLTEEALNKMHYLHAALTETLRLYPSLPLDNKECFSDDILPNGFSVGKGDIVFYAPYAMGRMERLWGEDAIVFRPERWLNERGEFLPESPFKFTAFQAGPRICLGKEFAYRQMKIFAAVLLRFFVLALCDKDESVNYRTMITLYIDQGLHLTATARGIV; encoded by the exons ATGGCGACGGGAATGCCAGAGTGCTCCCCGGCCTTGCTGGTGGCCGCCGGCCTCGCCGTGCTAGCGATCTGCTCGTACCTTGCCGCCATCGTTGTCGGCCGCGGCGCCGCGCGGTACCCGCCTGTGGCCGGAACGGTGTTCCACCAGGTATACCACCTCCGGCGGCTGCACGACTACTACACGGACCTGTTCCGCGAGCACGCCACGTTCCGGCTGCTCGCGCCGGGACGGAGGCAGATTTACACCTCCGACACGGCGGTGGTCGAGTACATCCTTAGGACCAACTTCGCCAACTACGGCAAG GGCGCGTCTAACTACGACAAGACGAGCGATCTCTTCGGAGACGGCATCTTCACGGCGGACGGCGACAAgtggaggcagcacaggaagatCGCCAGCTATGACTTCTCCGCGAGGGCCCTCCGGGACTTCAGCGGCGGCGTCTTCAACAGGGACGCCGCCAAGCTCGCGCACATCGTCTCCGGCAACGCGGCCGCGAAGCAACCCATGGACTTTCAG GACTTGCTGATGAAAGCGACGATGGACTCCATCTTCACCATCGCCGTCGGCGTGGACCTGGACACGCTGTCGGGGTCGGAGGAGGGGAGCCGCTTCGCCGCGGCGCTAGACGACGCCAGCGAGTTCACCCTGCTCCGTTTCGTCAATGCGTTCTGGAAGGTGTCGAGGTTCCTCAACGTCGGCGCCGAGGCGGCGCTCCGGCGCAGGATCGAGGTCGTCGACGAGTTCATGTACAAGCGCATCCGTGCCAGGGCGGAGGAGATATCGGACGGCGACATTGGCAAGGCACACGACACT GTGTCCAAGGATGATCTGCTGTCAAGATTCATACAGGCAACCACCAGCGACGCCGGGGAGGTGGACTACAAGCACCTGAGAGACATGATACTGAACATAGTCATGGCCGGCAAGGACCCGACCGCCGGAGCGCTTGCCTGGTTCCTTTACATGATGTGCAAGCACCCGGAGGTCCAGGAGAAGATAAGTGAGGAGgctgccgacgccggcgaggccacgTCGTCCATCGACGACTTCTCCCGGAGCCTCACCGAGGAGGCGCTCAACAAGATGCACTACCTGCACGCCGCCCTGACGGAGACGCTCCGGCTGTACCCTTCGCTCCCGCTG GATAACAAGGAGTGCTTTTCCGACGACATTTTGCCCAACGGCTTCAGCGTCGGCAAGGGAGACATCGTATTCTACGCACCCTACGCCATGGGCCGGATGGAGCGGCTGTGGGGCGAGGACGCCATTGTCTTCCGGCCCGAAAGATGGCTCAACGAGCGCGGCGAGTTCTTGCCGGAGAGCCCTTTCAAGTTCACAGCTTTCCAGGCTGGTCCAAGGATCTGCTTGGGAAAGGAATTCGCGTACAGGCAGATGAAGATCTTCGCGGCCGTGTTGCTCCGCTTCTTCGTGCTCGCGTTGTGTGACAAGGATGAAAGCGTCAACTACAGGACCATGATCACGCTCTACATCGATCAGGGTCTCCATCTTACGGCTACGGCGAGAGGCATCGTGTAG
- the LOC109774514 gene encoding cytochrome P450 704C1 isoform X6, which translates to MATGMPECSPALLVAAGLAVLAICSYLAAIVVGRGAARYPPVAGTVFHQVYHLRRLHDYYTDLFREHATFRLLAPGRRQIYTSDTAVVEYILRTNFANYGKVRDTKGASNYDKTSDLFGDGIFTADGDKWRQHRKIASYDFSARALRDFSGGVFNRDAAKLAHIVSGNAAAKQPMDFQDLLMKATMDSIFTIAVGVDLDTLSGSEEGSRFAAALDDASEFTLLRFVNAFWKVSRFLNVGAEAALRRRIEVVDEFMYKRIRARAEEISDGDIGKAHDTVSKDDLLSRFIQATTSDAGEVDYKHLRDMILNIVMAGKDPTAGALAWFLYMMCKHPEVQEKISEEAADAGEATSSIDDFSRSLTEEALNKMHYLHAALTETLRLYPSLPLDAKQTMTSSWTKPRVGRVKLNPDGSYLENKGVQASFSGILKAQ; encoded by the exons ATGGCGACGGGAATGCCAGAGTGCTCCCCGGCCTTGCTGGTGGCCGCCGGCCTCGCCGTGCTAGCGATCTGCTCGTACCTTGCCGCCATCGTTGTCGGCCGCGGCGCCGCGCGGTACCCGCCTGTGGCCGGAACGGTGTTCCACCAGGTATACCACCTCCGGCGGCTGCACGACTACTACACGGACCTGTTCCGCGAGCACGCCACGTTCCGGCTGCTCGCGCCGGGACGGAGGCAGATTTACACCTCCGACACGGCGGTGGTCGAGTACATCCTTAGGACCAACTTCGCCAACTACGGCAAGGTACGCGATAcaaag GGCGCGTCTAACTACGACAAGACGAGCGATCTCTTCGGAGACGGCATCTTCACGGCGGACGGCGACAAgtggaggcagcacaggaagatCGCCAGCTATGACTTCTCCGCGAGGGCCCTCCGGGACTTCAGCGGCGGCGTCTTCAACAGGGACGCCGCCAAGCTCGCGCACATCGTCTCCGGCAACGCGGCCGCGAAGCAACCCATGGACTTTCAG GACTTGCTGATGAAAGCGACGATGGACTCCATCTTCACCATCGCCGTCGGCGTGGACCTGGACACGCTGTCGGGGTCGGAGGAGGGGAGCCGCTTCGCCGCGGCGCTAGACGACGCCAGCGAGTTCACCCTGCTCCGTTTCGTCAATGCGTTCTGGAAGGTGTCGAGGTTCCTCAACGTCGGCGCCGAGGCGGCGCTCCGGCGCAGGATCGAGGTCGTCGACGAGTTCATGTACAAGCGCATCCGTGCCAGGGCGGAGGAGATATCGGACGGCGACATTGGCAAGGCACACGACACT GTGTCCAAGGATGATCTGCTGTCAAGATTCATACAGGCAACCACCAGCGACGCCGGGGAGGTGGACTACAAGCACCTGAGAGACATGATACTGAACATAGTCATGGCCGGCAAGGACCCGACCGCCGGAGCGCTTGCCTGGTTCCTTTACATGATGTGCAAGCACCCGGAGGTCCAGGAGAAGATAAGTGAGGAGgctgccgacgccggcgaggccacgTCGTCCATCGACGACTTCTCCCGGAGCCTCACCGAGGAGGCGCTCAACAAGATGCACTACCTGCACGCCGCCCTGACGGAGACGCTCCGGCTGTACCCTTCGCTCCCGCTG GATGCTAAGCAGACCATGACCAGCTCGTGGACTAAACCGAGGGTGGGCAGAGTAAAACTCAATCCAGATGGTTCTTACCTTGAAAACAAAGGGGTGCAGGCATCATTCTCAGGGATTCTGAAGGCTCAGTAA
- the LOC109774514 gene encoding cytochrome P450 704C1 isoform X7 has translation MATGMPECSPALLVAAGLAVLAICSYLAAIVVGRGAARYPPVAGTVFHQVYHLRRLHDYYTDLFREHATFRLLAPGRRQIYTSDTAVVEYILRTNFANYGKGASNYDKTSDLFGDGIFTADGDKWRQHRKIASYDFSARALRDFSGGVFNRDAAKLAHIVSGNAAAKQPMDFQDLLMKATMDSIFTIAVGVDLDTLSGSEEGSRFAAALDDASEFTLLRFVNAFWKVSRFLNVGAEAALRRRIEVVDEFMYKRIRARAEEISDGDIGKVSKDDLLSRFIQATTSDAGEVDYKHLRDMILNIVMAGKDPTAGALAWFLYMMCKHPEVQEKISEEAADAGEATSSIDDFSRSLTEEALNKMHYLHAALTETLRLYPSLPLDAKQTMTSSWTKPRVGRVKLNPDGSYLENKGVQASFSGILKAQ, from the exons ATGGCGACGGGAATGCCAGAGTGCTCCCCGGCCTTGCTGGTGGCCGCCGGCCTCGCCGTGCTAGCGATCTGCTCGTACCTTGCCGCCATCGTTGTCGGCCGCGGCGCCGCGCGGTACCCGCCTGTGGCCGGAACGGTGTTCCACCAGGTATACCACCTCCGGCGGCTGCACGACTACTACACGGACCTGTTCCGCGAGCACGCCACGTTCCGGCTGCTCGCGCCGGGACGGAGGCAGATTTACACCTCCGACACGGCGGTGGTCGAGTACATCCTTAGGACCAACTTCGCCAACTACGGCAAG GGCGCGTCTAACTACGACAAGACGAGCGATCTCTTCGGAGACGGCATCTTCACGGCGGACGGCGACAAgtggaggcagcacaggaagatCGCCAGCTATGACTTCTCCGCGAGGGCCCTCCGGGACTTCAGCGGCGGCGTCTTCAACAGGGACGCCGCCAAGCTCGCGCACATCGTCTCCGGCAACGCGGCCGCGAAGCAACCCATGGACTTTCAG GACTTGCTGATGAAAGCGACGATGGACTCCATCTTCACCATCGCCGTCGGCGTGGACCTGGACACGCTGTCGGGGTCGGAGGAGGGGAGCCGCTTCGCCGCGGCGCTAGACGACGCCAGCGAGTTCACCCTGCTCCGTTTCGTCAATGCGTTCTGGAAGGTGTCGAGGTTCCTCAACGTCGGCGCCGAGGCGGCGCTCCGGCGCAGGATCGAGGTCGTCGACGAGTTCATGTACAAGCGCATCCGTGCCAGGGCGGAGGAGATATCGGACGGCGACATTGGCAAG GTGTCCAAGGATGATCTGCTGTCAAGATTCATACAGGCAACCACCAGCGACGCCGGGGAGGTGGACTACAAGCACCTGAGAGACATGATACTGAACATAGTCATGGCCGGCAAGGACCCGACCGCCGGAGCGCTTGCCTGGTTCCTTTACATGATGTGCAAGCACCCGGAGGTCCAGGAGAAGATAAGTGAGGAGgctgccgacgccggcgaggccacgTCGTCCATCGACGACTTCTCCCGGAGCCTCACCGAGGAGGCGCTCAACAAGATGCACTACCTGCACGCCGCCCTGACGGAGACGCTCCGGCTGTACCCTTCGCTCCCGCTG GATGCTAAGCAGACCATGACCAGCTCGTGGACTAAACCGAGGGTGGGCAGAGTAAAACTCAATCCAGATGGTTCTTACCTTGAAAACAAAGGGGTGCAGGCATCATTCTCAGGGATTCTGAAGGCTCAGTAA
- the LOC109774514 gene encoding cytochrome P450 704C1 isoform X4: MATGMPECSPALLVAAGLAVLAICSYLAAIVVGRGAARYPPVAGTVFHQVYHLRRLHDYYTDLFREHATFRLLAPGRRQIYTSDTAVVEYILRTNFANYGKGASNYDKTSDLFGDGIFTADGDKWRQHRKIASYDFSARALRDFSGGVFNRDAAKLAHIVSGNAAAKQPMDFQDLLMKATMDSIFTIAVGVDLDTLSGSEEGSRFAAALDDASEFTLLRFVNAFWKVSRFLNVGAEAALRRRIEVVDEFMYKRIRARAEEISDGDIGKVSKDDLLSRFIQATTSDAGEVDYKHLRDMILNIVMAGKDPTAGALAWFLYMMCKHPEVQEKISEEAADAGEATSSIDDFSRSLTEEALNKMHYLHAALTETLRLYPSLPLDNKECFSDDILPNGFSVGKGDIVFYAPYAMGRMERLWGEDAIVFRPERWLNERGEFLPESPFKFTAFQAGPRICLGKEFAYRQMKIFAAVLLRFFVLALCDKDESVNYRTMITLYIDQGLHLTATARGIV; encoded by the exons ATGGCGACGGGAATGCCAGAGTGCTCCCCGGCCTTGCTGGTGGCCGCCGGCCTCGCCGTGCTAGCGATCTGCTCGTACCTTGCCGCCATCGTTGTCGGCCGCGGCGCCGCGCGGTACCCGCCTGTGGCCGGAACGGTGTTCCACCAGGTATACCACCTCCGGCGGCTGCACGACTACTACACGGACCTGTTCCGCGAGCACGCCACGTTCCGGCTGCTCGCGCCGGGACGGAGGCAGATTTACACCTCCGACACGGCGGTGGTCGAGTACATCCTTAGGACCAACTTCGCCAACTACGGCAAG GGCGCGTCTAACTACGACAAGACGAGCGATCTCTTCGGAGACGGCATCTTCACGGCGGACGGCGACAAgtggaggcagcacaggaagatCGCCAGCTATGACTTCTCCGCGAGGGCCCTCCGGGACTTCAGCGGCGGCGTCTTCAACAGGGACGCCGCCAAGCTCGCGCACATCGTCTCCGGCAACGCGGCCGCGAAGCAACCCATGGACTTTCAG GACTTGCTGATGAAAGCGACGATGGACTCCATCTTCACCATCGCCGTCGGCGTGGACCTGGACACGCTGTCGGGGTCGGAGGAGGGGAGCCGCTTCGCCGCGGCGCTAGACGACGCCAGCGAGTTCACCCTGCTCCGTTTCGTCAATGCGTTCTGGAAGGTGTCGAGGTTCCTCAACGTCGGCGCCGAGGCGGCGCTCCGGCGCAGGATCGAGGTCGTCGACGAGTTCATGTACAAGCGCATCCGTGCCAGGGCGGAGGAGATATCGGACGGCGACATTGGCAAG GTGTCCAAGGATGATCTGCTGTCAAGATTCATACAGGCAACCACCAGCGACGCCGGGGAGGTGGACTACAAGCACCTGAGAGACATGATACTGAACATAGTCATGGCCGGCAAGGACCCGACCGCCGGAGCGCTTGCCTGGTTCCTTTACATGATGTGCAAGCACCCGGAGGTCCAGGAGAAGATAAGTGAGGAGgctgccgacgccggcgaggccacgTCGTCCATCGACGACTTCTCCCGGAGCCTCACCGAGGAGGCGCTCAACAAGATGCACTACCTGCACGCCGCCCTGACGGAGACGCTCCGGCTGTACCCTTCGCTCCCGCTG GATAACAAGGAGTGCTTTTCCGACGACATTTTGCCCAACGGCTTCAGCGTCGGCAAGGGAGACATCGTATTCTACGCACCCTACGCCATGGGCCGGATGGAGCGGCTGTGGGGCGAGGACGCCATTGTCTTCCGGCCCGAAAGATGGCTCAACGAGCGCGGCGAGTTCTTGCCGGAGAGCCCTTTCAAGTTCACAGCTTTCCAGGCTGGTCCAAGGATCTGCTTGGGAAAGGAATTCGCGTACAGGCAGATGAAGATCTTCGCGGCCGTGTTGCTCCGCTTCTTCGTGCTCGCGTTGTGTGACAAGGATGAAAGCGTCAACTACAGGACCATGATCACGCTCTACATCGATCAGGGTCTCCATCTTACGGCTACGGCGAGAGGCATCGTGTAG
- the LOC109774514 gene encoding cytochrome P450 704C1 isoform X2, with product MATGMPECSPALLVAAGLAVLAICSYLAAIVVGRGAARYPPVAGTVFHQVYHLRRLHDYYTDLFREHATFRLLAPGRRQIYTSDTAVVEYILRTNFANYGKVRDTKGASNYDKTSDLFGDGIFTADGDKWRQHRKIASYDFSARALRDFSGGVFNRDAAKLAHIVSGNAAAKQPMDFQDLLMKATMDSIFTIAVGVDLDTLSGSEEGSRFAAALDDASEFTLLRFVNAFWKVSRFLNVGAEAALRRRIEVVDEFMYKRIRARAEEISDGDIGKVSKDDLLSRFIQATTSDAGEVDYKHLRDMILNIVMAGKDPTAGALAWFLYMMCKHPEVQEKISEEAADAGEATSSIDDFSRSLTEEALNKMHYLHAALTETLRLYPSLPLDNKECFSDDILPNGFSVGKGDIVFYAPYAMGRMERLWGEDAIVFRPERWLNERGEFLPESPFKFTAFQAGPRICLGKEFAYRQMKIFAAVLLRFFVLALCDKDESVNYRTMITLYIDQGLHLTATARGIV from the exons ATGGCGACGGGAATGCCAGAGTGCTCCCCGGCCTTGCTGGTGGCCGCCGGCCTCGCCGTGCTAGCGATCTGCTCGTACCTTGCCGCCATCGTTGTCGGCCGCGGCGCCGCGCGGTACCCGCCTGTGGCCGGAACGGTGTTCCACCAGGTATACCACCTCCGGCGGCTGCACGACTACTACACGGACCTGTTCCGCGAGCACGCCACGTTCCGGCTGCTCGCGCCGGGACGGAGGCAGATTTACACCTCCGACACGGCGGTGGTCGAGTACATCCTTAGGACCAACTTCGCCAACTACGGCAAGGTACGCGATAcaaag GGCGCGTCTAACTACGACAAGACGAGCGATCTCTTCGGAGACGGCATCTTCACGGCGGACGGCGACAAgtggaggcagcacaggaagatCGCCAGCTATGACTTCTCCGCGAGGGCCCTCCGGGACTTCAGCGGCGGCGTCTTCAACAGGGACGCCGCCAAGCTCGCGCACATCGTCTCCGGCAACGCGGCCGCGAAGCAACCCATGGACTTTCAG GACTTGCTGATGAAAGCGACGATGGACTCCATCTTCACCATCGCCGTCGGCGTGGACCTGGACACGCTGTCGGGGTCGGAGGAGGGGAGCCGCTTCGCCGCGGCGCTAGACGACGCCAGCGAGTTCACCCTGCTCCGTTTCGTCAATGCGTTCTGGAAGGTGTCGAGGTTCCTCAACGTCGGCGCCGAGGCGGCGCTCCGGCGCAGGATCGAGGTCGTCGACGAGTTCATGTACAAGCGCATCCGTGCCAGGGCGGAGGAGATATCGGACGGCGACATTGGCAAG GTGTCCAAGGATGATCTGCTGTCAAGATTCATACAGGCAACCACCAGCGACGCCGGGGAGGTGGACTACAAGCACCTGAGAGACATGATACTGAACATAGTCATGGCCGGCAAGGACCCGACCGCCGGAGCGCTTGCCTGGTTCCTTTACATGATGTGCAAGCACCCGGAGGTCCAGGAGAAGATAAGTGAGGAGgctgccgacgccggcgaggccacgTCGTCCATCGACGACTTCTCCCGGAGCCTCACCGAGGAGGCGCTCAACAAGATGCACTACCTGCACGCCGCCCTGACGGAGACGCTCCGGCTGTACCCTTCGCTCCCGCTG GATAACAAGGAGTGCTTTTCCGACGACATTTTGCCCAACGGCTTCAGCGTCGGCAAGGGAGACATCGTATTCTACGCACCCTACGCCATGGGCCGGATGGAGCGGCTGTGGGGCGAGGACGCCATTGTCTTCCGGCCCGAAAGATGGCTCAACGAGCGCGGCGAGTTCTTGCCGGAGAGCCCTTTCAAGTTCACAGCTTTCCAGGCTGGTCCAAGGATCTGCTTGGGAAAGGAATTCGCGTACAGGCAGATGAAGATCTTCGCGGCCGTGTTGCTCCGCTTCTTCGTGCTCGCGTTGTGTGACAAGGATGAAAGCGTCAACTACAGGACCATGATCACGCTCTACATCGATCAGGGTCTCCATCTTACGGCTACGGCGAGAGGCATCGTGTAG